The Neoarius graeffei isolate fNeoGra1 chromosome 12, fNeoGra1.pri, whole genome shotgun sequence genome window below encodes:
- the LOC132895269 gene encoding uncharacterized protein LOC132895269, with product MDEGRVRGRGIRVRGGRGADHGGRRAGHGRRGAGQRGSGVQIRGGRGAGQRGRGGQGPGGRGQGPGGRGQGPGGRARQPHTIITDEMRATVIDHVIVHGMTMAEAGLRVRPNLGRFTVATIIRAFRQHNRVERMPHRGGRVAIFTAAQETLIVDMVRENNLIRLREIRDKVIADNVNFESIDDVSLATIDRVLRRQKIRMKQVCRVPFERNSARHKDLRYEYVQRILQLDAMARPHEYLFLDEAGFNLQKRSQRGRNIIGQRAITEVPGQRGGNTTLCAAMGSEGLVHRHAVLGSYNTPRLLTFLEELRDILLDRQHHHPGPAHPIYVIIWDNVRFHRTNQIREWFTTNSNQFLNVCLPPYSPFLNPIEEFFSSWRWKVYDRQPYTRENLLRAMELACGDIPVEAFQGWMRHSRAFFLRYLARENIACDVDEVMWPDAAQRHDAAQ from the exons ATGGATGAAGGCAGAGTCAGGGGAAGAGGAATTCGAGTCAGAGGAGGGAGAGGAGCTGACCATGGAGGGAGAAGAGCTGGCCATGGAAGAAGAGGAGCAGGCCAACGAGGAAGTGGAGTTCAAATCAGAGGAGGAAGAGGTGCAGGCCAACGAGGAAGAGGAGGACAAGGTCCAGGAGGGAGAGGACAAGGTCCAGGAGGGAGAGGACAAGGTCCAGGAGGAAGAGCAAGACAACCTCACACCATCATTACGGACGAGATGCGAGCAACAGTCATTGACCATGTCATTGTCCATGGCATGACAATGGCTGAAGCAGGACTAAGAGTCCGTCCAAACCTGGGTAGGTTCACCGTGGCCACCATTATCAGGGCATTCAGACAACACAACAG AGTTGAAAGAATGCCACATAGAGGTGGGAGGGTTGCCATATTTACAGCGGCACAAGAAACCCTCATTGTGGATATGGTTCGTGAGAACAACCTCATCAGACTCCGGGAGATCAGAGACAAAGTCATTGCCGATAATGTCAACTTTGAGAGCATTGATGATGTCAGCTTGGCCACAATAGACCGAGTTCTCCGGCGCCAAAAGATCCGGATGAAACAGGTCTGTAGGGTTCCCTTTGAGCGCAACTCTGCGCGACACAAAGACCTACGTTACGAGTATGTGCAA AGGATATTACAGTTGGACGCAATGGCCAGACCTCATGAGTACCTCTTCCTGGATGAGGCTGGCTTCAACCTGCAGAAACGAAGCCAAAGAGGCCGTAACATCATTGGCCAAAGAGCAATCACTGAGGTTCCTGGCCAACGGGGGGGTAATACTACTCTTTGTGCGGCCATGGGTTCGGAGGGGCTTGTCCACCGGCATGCTGTCCTTGGGTCTTACAACACCCCACGTCTCCTCACCTTCCTAGAGGAGCTAAGAGACATCCTCCTGGACCGCCAACACCACCATCCTGGGCCCGCACATCCCATTTATGTAATCATTTGGGACAATGTCCGCTTCCACAGAACAAACCAAATCAGAGAgtggttcaccaccaacagtaacCAGTTTTTAAATGTCTGTCTGCCACCCTACTCCCCTTTCCTGAACCCTATAGAGGAGTTCTTCTCATCGTGGAGATGGAAGGTTTATGACAGACAACCATACACTAGAGAGAACCTCCTAAGGGCAATGGAGCTGGCCTGTGGTGACATCCCAGTGGAGGCCTTCCAAGGATGGATGCGCCATTCCAGGGCGTTTTTCCTGCGGTACCTGGCAAGAGAGAATATAGCCTGCGATGTGGATGAGGTGATGTGGCCCGATGCAGCTCAGCGA